The following proteins are encoded in a genomic region of Glycine max cultivar Williams 82 chromosome 18, Glycine_max_v4.0, whole genome shotgun sequence:
- the LOC113000207 gene encoding uncharacterized protein produces the protein MEGETSFSHITLLIFDRENYDLWEVKMQSYMESLDLWDAVEEDYEIYPLSKNPTMTQIKIHKERKMKKAKARSSLFTGVSQMLFIRIMTLKSPKAIWDYLKEEYAGDDRIRSMQVLNLRREFELQRMEESETIKEYSNKLLGIANKIKLLGSDFADSRIVEKILVTVLERYEAYIASLENTKDLSKITLAEVLHALQAQEQRRLMRQDRVVEGALPAKHHEVDESRKDFFKKNQPTSNENCTNNQNKGKDKKKNYPPCQHCGKKGHAPFRCWRRPDAKCNKCNKIGHEAVICPNKNHHDEGAQIANQEEEDQLFVATCFLNSESSESWFIDSGCTNHMTYDKTLFKDLKPTNVSNVRIGNGGYILVKGKRTVTISTCSGIDPIFWKMAWIVLDGELPNRKLLPPPADLPKC, from the exons ATGGAAGGTGAAACAAGTTTTTCccacataactcttctaatCTTTGATAGAGAGAATTATGATCTTTGGGAAGTGAAAATGCAATCCTACATGGAGTCTTTGGATTTGTGGGATGCTGTGGAAGaggattatgaaatatatcCGCTGTCTAAAAATCCCACCATGACCCAAATTAAAATtcacaaggaaagaaagatgaagaaggcaaaggcgAGATCAAGTTTGTTCACTGGTGTTTCACAAATGTTATTCATCAGAATCATGACTCTTAAATCACCCAAAGCAATTTGGGATTATCTAAAAGAGGAATACGCTGGAGATGATAGAATACGAAGCATGCAAGTGCTGAATTTAAGGAGGGAATTTGAGCTTCAAAGGATGGAAGAGTCAgagacaatcaaagaatactcaAACAAATTGTTGGGTATTGCCAACAAGATAAAGTTGTTGGGAAGTGATTTTGCTGATTCAAGAATTGTAGAGAAAATTTTGGTAACGGTGCTAGAGAGGTATGAAGCATATATAGCTTCATTGGAGAACACAAAGGATCTGTCGAAAATCACATTGGCAGAAGTGCTACATGCCCTGCAAGCTCAAGAGCAACGAAGGTTGATGAGGCAAGATCGTGTTGTCGAAGGTGCTTTGCCCGCCAAACATCATGAAGTTGATGAAAGCAGAAAGgattttttcaagaagaatcaaCCAACAAGCAATGAAAATTGtacaaacaaccaaaacaaaggtaaggataaaaagaaaaattatccaccTTGTCAGCATTGTGGCAAAAAAGGTCATGCACCTTTCAGATGTTGGAGGAGACCAGATGCAAAATGTAACAAGTGCAACAAGATAGGACATGAAGCGGTGATCTGCCCCAACAAAAATCACCATGATGAGGGAGCTCAAATTGCTAATCAAGAAGAGGAGGACCAACTGTTTGTGGCCACATGCTTCTTGAATAGTGAAtcaagtgaaagttggtttattGATAGTGGTTGTACGAATCACATGACATATGATAAGACTCTATTCAAGGATTTGAAGCCAACTAATGTCTCAAATGTCAGAATTGGGAATGGTGGCTATATTCtagtaaaaggaaaaagaacTGTTACAATTTCAACGTGTTCAG GAATAGACCCCATATTCTGGAAAATGGCGTGGATTGTGTTGGATGGAGAACTTCCAAATCGGAAGCTGCTTCCACCACCAGCTGATCTTCCAAAGTGTTAA
- the LOC100813570 gene encoding laccase-17, with the protein MGPAPIQSFALPAMLLFSMIIIPQLALGGITRHYHFDIKYQNVSRLCHTKSVVTVNGQFPGPHIVAREGDRLLIKVTNHVQNNISIHWHGIRQLRSGWADGPAYVTQCPIQTGQSYVYNYTIFGQRGTLFWHAHISWLRSTLYGPIIILPKQGAPYPFTKPYKEVPIIFGEWWNTDPEAVITQALQTGGGPNVSDAYTINGLPGPLYNCSAKDTFKLKVKPGKTYLLRLINAALNDELFFSIANHTLTVVDVDAIYVKPFDTDTILIAPGQTSNVLLKTKSHYPNATFFMSARPYATGQGTFDNSTVAAILEYEVPPHFVHSTTSVKKLSLFKPILPALNDTSFATNFANKLHSLASAQFPANVPQKVDKHFFFTVGLGTTPCPQNQTCQGPTNATKFAASVNNVSFIQPTTALLQAHFFGQSNGVYSPYFPISPLVPFNYTGTPPNNTMVSNGTKVVVLPFNTSVELVMQDTSILGAESHPLHLHGFNFFVVGQGFGNFDPKKDPANLNPVDPVERNTVGVPSGGWVAIRFLADNPGVWFMHCHLEVHTSWGLKMAWIVLDGELPNQKLLPPPADLPKC; encoded by the exons ATGGGTCCGGCTCCTATTCAATCATTTGCATTGCCAGCAATGCTTCTCTTCTCAATGATCATCATACCCCAGCTTGCACTAGGGGGCATTACCCGGCACTACCATTTTGAT ATAAAATACCAAAATGTATCACGACTATGCCACACAAAGAGCGTGGTCACAGTGAATGGCCAGTTTCCTGGGCCACACATTGTGGCTAGGGAGGGTGACCGTCTTCTTATCAAAGTGACTAACCATGTTCAGAACAACATCTCCATTCATtg GCATGGCATTCGACAGCTTCGATCAGGTTGGGCTGATGGACCTGCCTATGTGACTCAGTGCCCCATTCAAACAGGCCAAAGTTATGTCTACAATTACACCATTTTTGGCCAGAGAGGCACTCTCTTTTGGCATGCCCACATTTCATGGTTAAGATCAACTCTCTATGGTCCTATCATCATTCTTCCCAAGCAAGGAGCTCCATATCCCTTTACCAAACCTTACAAGGAAGTTCCCATCATCTTTG GAGAATGGTGGAATACAGATCCTGAGGCAGTCATAACACAGGCATTGCAAACAGGTGGAGGACCAAATGTGTCTGATGCCTACACTATTAATGGTCTTCCAGGACCATTGTATAACTGTTCCGCTAAAG ATACATTCAAGTTAAAGGTCAAGCCAGGGAAGACATACCTTCTCCGTTTGATCAATGCTGCACTCAATGACGAACTCTTCTTCAGCATTGCAAATCACACCCTCACAGTGGTTGATGTAGATGCAATTTATGTTAAGCCATTTGACACTGACACTATTCTCATTGCCCCTGGACAAACCTCCAATGTTCTTCTCAAAACCAAATCTCACTATCCTAATGCCACATTCTTCATGAGTGCTAGACCATATGCGACTGGCCAGGGTACTTTTGACAACTCAACTGTGGCTGCTATCCTTGAATATGAAGTTCCACCACATTTTGTTCACTCAACAACTTCAGTCAAGAAGCTTTCACTCTTCAAGCCCATCCTCCCTGCCCTTAATGACACTTCTTTCGCAACAAACTTCGCCAACAAGCTTCATAGCTTAGCAAGTGCTCAGTTTCCTGCCAATGTACCCCAGAAAGTTGATAAGCACTTTTTCTTCACAGTGGGCCTTGGCACAACTCCCTGCCCTCAAAATCAAACTTGTCAAGGACCCACCAATGCAACAAAATTTGCAGCATCAGTGAACAATGTCTCTTTTATACAACCAACCACTGCACTTCTTCAAGCCCACTTCTTTGGTCAATCCAATGGAGTTTACTCCCCTTACTTTCCTATTAGTCCATTGGTTCCATTTAACTATACAGGCACTCCACCAAACAATACCATGGTGAGCAATGGGACAAAGGTTGTGGTTCTTCCCTTCAACACAAGTGTAGAACTAGTGATGCAGGACACCAGCATTCTTGGTGCTGAAAGTCACCCTCTCCATTTGCATGGCTTTAACTTCTTTGTTGTTGGTCAAGGTTTTGGTAACTTTGATCCAAAGAAGGACCCTGCAAACTTGAATCCTGTTGATCCTGTTGAAAGGAACACAGTTGGTGTCCCATCTGGTGGATGGGTTGCTATCAGATTCCTTGCTGATAATCCAG GGGTATGGTTCATGCATTGTCACCTTGAAGTGCACACCAGCTGGGGTCTGAAAATGGCGTGGATTGTGTTGGATGGAGAACTTCCAAATCAGAAGCTGCTTCCACCTCCAGCTGATCTTCCAAAGTGTTAA